In the Nicotiana tabacum cultivar K326 chromosome 16, ASM71507v2, whole genome shotgun sequence genome, one interval contains:
- the LOC107768864 gene encoding putative E3 ubiquitin-protein ligase RHG1A, whose amino-acid sequence MQGQRSTIGSLPETLSFNHGSTSSDGSIDQQICWNNLRNPAQSRLPDYMVPSNETNIQFLSPVNQERQNIISWNLGESSSSGTQNNVSRSERKTDHGWSSAISAGPGPSHLSAEQQYVSTNILSLSDVEVNLNNQIANHTLFSQGSTSSTVPHDLNRSSGLEGNDDDEDEDDDDDCQVMECTPAFTSNAPGKERMSTANTSSNPFAGPSATSGFLMDEIDGRPGCSLDGRRMACKRKALEGHLGQSSGSGSSNYLPCAENSLWRSLPTPNNMTIGASIPPPTESSRNINLSEQVNPRLGLTVGGATTESPVALPASRSAESFRRNFRLRINGSHQQASIPTNLFRTAGNDGNVSMPSERDSSRLLRNESLDLRSVSAADNGIPRGQPVAVQVPSLRRSAQRWDLSSSSRAGSSSSFSVFGERDSAAYEEPSSRSVPRNISQHPMFIPATDLRNLNQNPANWSLTGGNIAVAGNVASTSRGSPSSGAPSASPSWVQHRNPSQHPRRLSEYVRRSLLSSAGSEPGGQNGNTPPPLGSAASQEMALSGRHGHRPSSSRSALMLERQLDGAVGVPYSWRSLAAASEGRSRLVSEIRNVLDLMRRGEALRFEDVMILDQSVFFGMADIHDRHRDMRLDVDNMSYEELLALEERIGNVCTGLSEETILNRLKQRKYVCIKTEEPVDAEPCCVCQEEYKDGEDLGKLDCGHDFHTGCIKQWLMQKNLCPICKTTGLKT is encoded by the exons ATGCAAGGGCAACGGAGTACCATCGGTTCCCTGCCAGAAACTTTGAGTTTCAATCATGGTTCAACATCGAGTGATGGCAGTATAGATCAACAGATTTGTTGGAATAATTTGCGGAATCCTGCACAAAGTCGGCTACCAGATTATATGGTACCTTCTAATGAGACAAACATACAATTTCTTAGTCCTGTAAACCAAGAAAGACAGAATATAATTAGCTGGAATTTAGGAGAATCCAGCTCCTCCGGTACACAAAATAATGTTAGTCGGAGCGAACGTAAAACAGATCATGGATGGTCATCTGCAATTAGTGCCGGTCCTGGGCCTTCTCACCTCTCTGCTGAACAGCAATATGTGTCTACCAACATTCTTTCATTGAGTGATGTTGAAGTAAATTTGAACAACCAGATAGCTAACCACACTTTGTTTTCTCAAGGCTCTACTTCTAGCACTGTTCCTCATGATCTAAATAGAAGTTCTGGACTTGAGGGGAATGATgacgatgaagatgaagatgatgatgatgactgCCAAGTGATGGAGTGCACCCCAGCATTCACATCTAATGCACCAGGAAAAGAACGGATGTCAACCGCGAATACTTCTTCCAACCCTTTTGCTGGGCCTTCTGCTACTAGTGGATTTCTGATGGATGAAATTGATGGCAGGCCAGGCTGTTCATTGGATGGTCGAAGAATGGCTTGTAAGAGAAAAGCACTTGAAGGACATCTAGGGCAATCTTCAGGAAGCGGAAGTTCAAATTATCTTCCATGCGCAGAAAACAGCTTATGGCGTTCACTACCTACTCCAAATAATATGACTATAGGTGCGAGTATCCCTCCACCAACAGAAAGTAGCAGAAACATCAATTTGTCGGAGCAGGTGAATCCAAGACTTGGGCTCACCGTGGGTGGAGCTACTACGGAAAGTCCTGTTGCATTGCCTGCTTCAAGAAGTGCAGAAAGTTTCAGAAGAAATTTCAGGCTGAGGATCAATGGCTCTCATCAGCAAGCTTCTATTCCTACTAATCTGTTTCGTACTGCGGGTAATGATGGAAATGTTAGCATGCCATCTGAACGGGATTCATCGAGGCTGCTTCGTAATGAATCCTTGGATTTGAGGTCTGTGTCTGCTGCAGATAATGGAATTCCTCGAGGCCAGCCTGTAGCGGTGCAGGTTCCGTCTCTGCGGCGAAGTGCACAGAGGTGGGATTTATCATCAAGCTCAAGAGCTGGCAGTTCATCAAGTTTTTCTGTTTTTGGGGAGAGAGATTCTGCAGCATATGAAGAACCAAGCTCAAGAAGTGTTCCCAGGAACATTTCACAGCATCCAATGTTCATACCCGCTACTGACTTGAGAAATTTGAACCAAAATCCTGCCAACTGGAGTTTGACTGGAGGAAATATTGCTGTTGCTGGAAATGTTGCATCTACTTCTCGAGGTAGTCCCAGCTCAGGAGCTCCTTCCGCTTCCCCTAGTTGGGTGCAACACAGAAATCCTTCTCAACATCCCAGGAGACTCTCAGAATATGTTCGTAGATCTTTGTTGTCTTCAGCTGGCAGTGAACCTGGAGGTCAGAATGGTAACACCCCACCACCTTTGGGTTCTGCTGCCTCACAGGAGATGGCACTTTCTGGTCGTCATGGGCATCGTCCGTCAAGTTCAAGGTCGGCCTTGATGTTGGAGAGACAACTCGATGGCGCTGTTGGAGTTCCATATTCTTGGAGGTCTTTGGCTGCTGCCAGTGAAGGAAGGAGCAGGCTTGTTTCCGAG ATTCGCAATGTATTGGATCTTATGCGCAGGGGAGAGGCCTTAAGATTCGAG GATGTTATGATCCTCGATCAGTCGGTCTTCTTCGGAATGGCGGATATTCATGATCGCCATCGGGATATGCGGCTTGATGTTGATAACATGTCATATGAG GAATTACTTGCACTGGAGGAGCGCATTGGGAACGTCTGCACTGGGCTTAGTGAAGAAACCATTTTGAATCGTCTGAAGCAACGCAAGTATGTATGCATTAAAACAGAAGAACCCGTGGATGCTGAGCCATGCTGTGTTTGTCAG GAAGAATATAAGGATGGTGAGGATCTTGGGAAACTGGATTGCGGCCATGATTTTCATACCGGCTGCATTAAACAGTGGCTCATGCAGAAGAATTTGTGCCCGATTTGCAAAACAACAGGGCTGAAAACCTGA